A segment of the Catenulispora sp. EB89 genome:
ATCGGCGGCGGCACCGTCGGGGATGAGGGTGCGGTCCCCGGCATAGGCCCAGGCCAGCGCCAGGGCGTAGCCGAGCGCGGCGGAAAGCGCGACCAGCGCGCCGGTCAGGGCGGACAGGAGCGCGGTGAGCGTGGCCTTGGCGACAGTCAGCCAGGCCCGCCGCGGCACCACGGCGAGGGTGACGTAACGCATGGAGTAGTGCCGCTCATGCCCCGACGCAGCGGCTCCAAGCACGACGGCGGCGGCGAGCGCCGGGAGCGTCCCCGCCAACCGCAGCAACGCCACGACCCGCTCCGAAGCCCCCGCCGACACCGCGAGGGCAGCGGCCACGCCGAACGCGGCGGCCACGACGGCGGCACCCCCGGGGACGCGCCGCGTAGCCCGCAGGCTCCCAAGGCGGCGTAGCTCATAACGGAACGCGGCGATCATGCGGACGTTTCCTGCTCTGCCGGGGCCGCCTCAGCGACCGGGACGTGCTGCTGCTGGCTCTGCTGCGCCGCCCGCGCAGCTGCGGCGCGCCACGGGGTCATGCCGTCGCTGCCGCTGTCCGGCTGCGGGGCGGGGGATGCCACGGTGAAGGGGACGGCTGGTTGCGGTTGCGCCTGTACAGGGGCAGGCGCGGGAGCCGCTGCCGCGGTGGCGGTGGTAGCGGTCGCAGTGGCTGTGGCGGTTCTGGACGACGCAGACCCGACGACGGCCCCGACGGGCTCCGGCGACGGCGTTACGGGACGCTGCGAGCGGCTGCGTCCCCAACGGAGTCCGAACGCGCCAGCACGACGATGCGTGGGACGCGGGGCTTCGGGGGACTTGGCCGGCGTACGCGGCTCGGTGCTTTCGGCGGTAGCTGGCACGCTCTGCGGGACTTCGGCAGTGCTCTGGTGAACTGCGCTGTCGGCCGGGACGGTGTCCGTGGCAGCCGACGCCAGGTTGCTCGCCGAATCCTTGCCACCGGCAACGGTCGGCGCCGCGCTCGGCCGCACCTGCGAACCCTTCACAGCCGACCATCGCGAACCGGCGACCGAGCCCTGCGTCCGCCACGACCCCGCCACACTCGGCGTGGCGCCATCGGACCGCACGACCGCCGAGTCAGCACCCGCAGCCTCGCGCACCACCACCGGCTCCGGCGCAGGCCGCACATCGGCCGCACCGCCGACCGGCTCGGCCGCAACCCGGACCGCTTGCTGCTCAGCCTGAGCCTGCACGCTAGCGCTCGCCGCGCCCTCGCGCGCCGACACCGACGAAGGTTGCGCATCCGCCGCACCGCCGACCTGCCCGGCCGCAACCCGGCCCGCCGGCTGCTCAGCCTGAGCCTGCGCGCCAGCACTCGGCACCGAATCGCGCTCCGGCGCAGGCCGCATTCCAGTCACAGCGCCAGCCTGCTGCTCAGCCGCAGAAAGCACACCTGCCAGAGACTCGCGCGAGCCGGCGACCATGCGCTGCCCAGCTGCCTGACGCTCGGCCGGAACCTGAGCACCAACGCCCGCCACAGCCTCGTGCGGCCCAGCAACCAAGCCCTGCGCACCTGCTTGCCGCTCGACCGGAACCCGCGCACCAGTACTCGCTGTGGTCTCCTGCGGGCCAGCGAACGAAGTCGGCCCACCTGCCCGCCGTTCGGCCGGCACCTGCGCACTAGCACTCGCTGCGGCCTCCTGCAGCCGAGCCACCGAGCCCGCCGCAGCCGCTCGCCCGGCGCTCGTCTCCTGCGCCACCATGTGCGCTGGCGCCGGTTCCTGCTGCTCGGACGCGACGTGGACGGCCGCCGCAGCCTCGGCGCTCGCCTCCGCCGCGGCCTCGATGACCTCGGCCTCCTCGATCTCGTCGGCGACGAGGCGGACGCCGGAGTGCCAGATGGTGTCAGCGCGGTTGAGGCCGGGGAGGAGTTCCTTTTGGCGGGGGACGGGGCGGAGGCCGAAGACGTCGTCGTCGTGGCCGATTTCGCAGAGTTCGTGGAGGCAGACGCCGGCTACGTGGGCTACTTCGCCGATGCGGGCTCGGTCGAGGCCTCGGACTTGGAGGGCGCCGGGGCCTGCCGGGGCCAGGCGGGCGCCTTCGGCTTCGAGGGCGGCTGCCAGGCGGGCTGCCTGGGGGCTGCGGACTTGGACGACTGTGGCGCGGCGTTCGTCGAAGACCTCGGCGGCGGAGCGGCTGGCGATGACGCGGCTGATGCCGTCCTGGTCGTC
Coding sequences within it:
- a CDS encoding ATP-binding cassette domain-containing protein, producing the protein MIEAIELTSTRRSRGAGGGPVQGVSFDVYPGQVTALLGAPGTGKSTVLRLMVELEPGGGRTLFGGRPYRALRPAVREVGLALNPDAVHPGRTVQAHLQLYAAGGGVPKPRIAEVLEVAGLSTQATVRCGRLDPGQRQRLAIAAALLGDPAALILDEPHALDTHGMSWFHALIRAYAAQGRTVLVAATDPDTLSGTADHVVVLRRDDQDGISRVIASRSAAEVFDERRATVVQVRSPQAARLAAALEAEGARLAPAGPGALQVRGLDRARIGEVAHVAGVCLHELCEIGHDDDVFGLRPVPRQKELLPGLNRADTIWHSGVRLVADEIEEAEVIEAAAEASAEAAAAVHVASEQQEPAPAHMVAQETSAGRAAAAGSVARLQEAAASASAQVPAERRAGGPTSFAGPQETTASTGARVPVERQAGAQGLVAGPHEAVAGVGAQVPAERQAAGQRMVAGSRESLAGVLSAAEQQAGAVTGMRPAPERDSVPSAGAQAQAEQPAGRVAAGQVGGAADAQPSSVSAREGAASASVQAQAEQQAVRVAAEPVGGAADVRPAPEPVVVREAAGADSAVVRSDGATPSVAGSWRTQGSVAGSRWSAVKGSQVRPSAAPTVAGGKDSASNLASAATDTVPADSAVHQSTAEVPQSVPATAESTEPRTPAKSPEAPRPTHRRAGAFGLRWGRSRSQRPVTPSPEPVGAVVGSASSRTATATATATTATAAAAPAPAPVQAQPQPAVPFTVASPAPQPDSGSDGMTPWRAAAARAAQQSQQQHVPVAEAAPAEQETSA